One window from the genome of Eucalyptus grandis isolate ANBG69807.140 chromosome 7, ASM1654582v1, whole genome shotgun sequence encodes:
- the LOC104414609 gene encoding probable cinnamyl alcohol dehydrogenase 1, whose amino-acid sequence MGSVDAERKTTGWAARDPSGTLAPYTYDLRSTGPEDAYIRVLYCGICHSDIHQIKNDLGMSRYPMVPGHEVVGEVLEVGSEVTGLRVGDRVGVGVLVGCCRNCTPCKSDIEQYCSKKIWSYNDVYTDGKPTQGGFAGEMVVAQKFLVKIPDGISSEQAAPLLCAGVTVYSPLNHFGLKQSGLRGGILGLGGVGHMGVKIAKAMGHHMTVISSSDRKREEALDHLGADAYLVSSDETGMKEAADSLDYIIDTVPVFHPLEPYLSLLKLDGKLILLGVINTPLQFLTPVVMGGRKAITGSFIGSIKETKEMLDFCEEKGITSQIEVIKMDYINAAFERLEKNDVRYRFVVDVAGSKLD is encoded by the exons ATGGGCAGTGTCGACGCGGAGAGGAAGACCACCGGCTGGGCTGCCAGAGACCCTTCTGGGACTCTCGCGCCTTACACTTACGATCTCAG GAGCACGGGTCCTGAAGATGCTTACATCAGGGTGCTCTACTGTGGGATTTGCCACAGTGACATTCACCAGATCAAGAATGACCTTGGCATGTCTCGCTACCCCATGGTCCCTGG CCATGAGGTTGTAGGGGAGGTGCTGGAGGTGGGATCAGAGGTGACTGGTCTGAGAGTTGGGGACCGGGTCGGCGTCGGAGTCCTCGTGGGGTGTTGCCGAAACTGCACGCCGTGCAAATCCGACATCGAGCAATACTGCAGCAAGAAGATCTGGTCTTACAACGATGTTTACACTGACGGGAAGCCAACCCAAGGTGGCTTTGCCGGAGAGATGGTCGTTGCTCAAAA ATTCCTGGTTAAAATACCGGATGGGATATCATCGGAGCAGGCGGCGCCGCTTCTATGTGCGGGGGTCACGGTGTATAGTCCGCTGAACCACTTCGGGCTGAAGCAGAGCGGCCTGAGAGGAGGAATACTGGGGCTGGGCGGGGTCGGCCACATGGGGGTGAAGATTGCCAAGGCCATGGGACACCACATGACCGTGATAAGCTCGTCTGACcggaagagagaggaggcatTGGACCATCTTGGCGCTGATGCGTACTTGGTGAGCTCCGACGAGACTGGGATGAAGGAGGCTGCTGATTCACTCGATTATATCATTGACACAGTGCCTGTGTTTCACCCTCTTGAGCCTTACCTCTCTCTGTTGAAGCTTGATGGCAAGCTGATCTTGCTTGGTGTGATCAACACTCCTCTCCAGTTCCTCACCCCTGTGGTCATGGGTG GTAGGAAGGCGATCACGGGGAGCTTCATAGGGAGCATAAAGGAGACCAAGGAGATGCTCGATTTCTGCGAGGAAAAGGGGATAACCTCCCAAATCGAAGTGATCAAGATGGACTACATCAACGCCGCGTTCGAGAGGCTCGAGAAGAACGACGTTAGGTACAGGTTCGTCGTGGATGTCGCTGGGAGCAAGCTTGACTGA